From one Anopheles cruzii chromosome 3, idAnoCruzAS_RS32_06, whole genome shotgun sequence genomic stretch:
- the LOC128270124 gene encoding E3 ubiquitin-protein ligase Arkadia: MRSPVEIEWLEADTFRELLDTAIQSDVDAVPDAPAGIDGGGSERGGTVGAVNDVEMEPSLFAAENTHEYRPVRVLRPNREFGSFRTFEPQMYVYDYDPSRYGLYYGGDTATGQETDSESPPPPPLPRPPPPPAETPITQPSAAVFPSAPRTSRARCDEYANTFRGYTPYRPHHRERFGPTATAPETARPSTSRCTIDNVKLEPVADPRGEAENGTLANDGTEVTEDRKVSTNVSTVKQEPPVPSGSFFEPTLPTENDTDGAERMANENLPLASSPPSNDVSPASVEKVHETQRVASSSKTEQISNDPSSTTAEEPAPDPVAGPSGLNRRNFMSWMRNGVEGGSSASGRSRFRTSAPMHRSRRYRNPILDSSDSDDEYETEPDDVVYMGVRLEPLCEGVDLSGTNDDIVATDSNDQQESPVVVHQAVEDKEAAPPAVADPKPKTLDALAAPDLQLDWITDTSSISGDSDDVIMVENASSVVTREPIDLTNDSEDDESTLVPGPEEGNVGSSGETRAGSAVPSREATSTEKIVPGPGTQNIYRVRSIQPTIRIRGYSSTGQPLYGVYGTERHSSWMNAAASAGLSVSRTERHRIPNHRAWDSYHSSTRSPSSSSPTSSAASLTGGGVPARHLHASASCSRRCQSLHRQPSSSGTVDEATSVRRCSACSSGSGGCPYATTSGMRCSRFHSTSYPTAERSASASPVFAGPNHHNHHHQQHAQRHHRRGQLRYPWPRGASDEDDDENWTVRRRGIYNVPPELQMARNEAPIDTVTAANHHLVHPWLPKSEPRPNHHRSSDHPIDYSSATPMNMGNSSRGETPAIRFRMSSRGSVLPPPPPPPPPPPPPPLSAIGDPMLCSTPSSASGRRPPSSSSSSSLAVTNDHNNNHSHNNNCPRQPHTVPDWANAQPVEHERPCVQRHFLASLCMAAAQPYGYSDGLPNLPVHRHRVPRPPALSSSSATTTAGRLLSASYVPPSSSSPHSRNSSTMQLAPNGASAASVGPTSAATGHDYYLRSRRSVADRHGVGERGPVPSAAVGMGRMPYAPHESLWQRQHHTQEALRRMMSVDLVTPAPYSELQRRQTLASYRPSRSPPPILPPSRYMLQSSRNPSLGVAASTSSGNGSMPMASGSSANFHPQLAPGVAPHDQPHASGSRPLPEAMPDDRDWQQRDAGGHIHFHHHNQPGTAGSSGASGAPLDYCYWQGSRASHRRARMHTYSPNALRREHQYVHHHMYHHITAQHFRVDPPPGLQFSIGLRPSLLSSLNRFVRVIEDSCTNRGATQEMIETNTFPHKYKQLRLVSETDEDSEKCTICLSQFEVDNDVRRLPCMHLFHKDCVDQWLVTNKHCPICRVDIEVHLSKDYST, from the exons ATGCGTAGTCCTGTTGAAATCGAATGGCTGGAGGCGGACACTTTCCGCGAACTGCTCGATACCGCCATCCAATCCGACGTCGATGCGGTTCCGGATGCACCGGCGGGTATCGACGGAGGCGGCAGTGAACGTGGCGGCACCGTTGGTG CGGTAAACGATGTCGAAATGGAACCATCACTCTTTGCGGCTGAGAACACGCATGAGTATCGGCCGGTGCGCGTGTTGCGGCCCAACCGTGAGTTTGGCTCGTTCCGGACGTTCGAGCCGCAGATGTATGTGTACGATTACGATCCTTCCCGGTACGGGCTGTACTACGGCGGTGACACCGCCACTGGCCAAGAAACCGATTCCGaatctccgccgccgccgccgcttccgcgccctcctccaccgccggccgaAACGCCCATCACGCAACCGTCGGCAGCCGTGTTCCCGTCGGCCCCACGCACTTCCCGTGCCCGTTGCGATGAGTATGCAAATACCTTCCGAGGATACACACCGTATCGACCGCATCACCGGGAACGCTTTGGTC ccactgccactgcaccggaaacggcacgCCCTTCGACGTCACGTTGTACGATCGATAACGTAAAGCTTGAACCCGTTGCCGATCCGAGGGGGGAGGCTGAAAACGGCACTCTCGCAAATGACGGAACAGAGGTCACGGAAGACCGAAAGGTATCAACTAACGTTTCTACGGTCAAGCAGGAACCGCCGGTACCATCCGGTAGTTTCTTCGAGCCCACTTTACCGACCGAGAATGATACCGACGGTGCCGAGAGGATGGCAAATGAAAACCTGCCACTTGCCAGCTCACCACCAAGTAACGATGTCAGTCCGGCGTCAGTTGAGAAAGTACACGAAACACAGCGAGTAGCCAGTAGCTCGAAAACGGAACAGATTTCAAATGACCCTTCGTCTACCACCGCGGAAGAACCAGCACCCGATCCGGTGGCGGGTCCGAGCGGGCTTAACCGTCGCAATTTTATGTCGTGGATGCGAAATGGCGTTGAAGGAGGATCATCGGCGAGTGGCCGTAGTCGATTTAGAACGAGTGCTCCGATGCACCGGTCACGGCGCTACCGGAATCCCATTTTGGACAGTAGCGACAGCGACGATGAgtacgaaacggaaccggatgaCGTTGTTTACATGGGAGTGCGCTTGGAGCCACTCTGTGAAGGGGTGGACCTCTCCGGGACGAACGATGACATTGTGGCGACGGACTCAAACGACCAACAAGAGTCGCCAGTAGTAGTGCACCAGGCAGTAGAGGACAAGGAAGCAGCGCCTCCGGCCGTAGCAGATCCGAAACCCAAAACCCTTGATGCCCTTGCTGCCCCCGACCTACAGCTAGACTGGATCACGGATACGAGCAGCATTAGTGGGGACAGTGACGATGTCATCATGGTCGAGAACGCATCATCAGTTGTCACCCGTGAACCTATCGATCTGACGAACGATTCCGAGGATGACGAGTCCACGCTGGTACCCGGGCCCGAGGAAGGAAACGTTGGCAGTAGTGGGGAAACTAGGGCCGGATCTGCAGTACCGTCACGTGAAGCCACGAGTACGGAGAAGATTGTTCCCGGTCCGGGAACGCAGAACATCTACCGGGTGCGTTCAATTCAACCAACGATACGGATTAGAGGTTACTCGTCAACCGGGCAGCCACTCTACGGGGTGTATGGTACTGAGCGTCACAGCAGCTGGATGAATGCTGCCGCATCCGCTGGTCTGTCGGTGAGTCGTACCGAACGGCATCGCATCCCGAACCATCGAGCGTGGGACTCGTACCACTCGTCAACGAGATCACCCTCGTCATCGTCTCCCACTTCTTCGGCGGCCTCATtgacgggtggtggtgtgcccGCACGGCATCTCCACGCGTCGGCCAGTTGCAGTCGCCGTTGCCAGTCGCTCCACCGTCAACCATCGTCCTCGGGGACAGTGGACGAAGCGACTTCCGTTCGCAGGTGTAGCGCATGCAgcagcggttccggtggttgtCCCTACGCAACAACGTCCGGCATGCGATGCTCGCGCTTCCATTCGACGTCCTACCCGACGGCCGAGCGATCCGCATCCGCTTCACCCGT TTTCGCTGGTCCCAACCATCacaatcaccaccatcagcagcatgcTCAACGTCACCATCGGCGCGGGCAACTTCGTTACCCATGGCCACGGGGCGCTAGTGATGAAGATGACGATGAAAACTGGACCGTTCGTCGCCGCGGCATCTACAACGTTCCACCCGAGCTGCAAATGGCCAGAAATGAGGCACCCATTGATACTGTCACTGCTGCCAACCACCACCTCGTTCACCCATGGCTACCGAAGTCCGAACCGCGCCCAAACCACCACCGCTCATCCGATCACCCCATTGACTACTCTTCCGCAACGCCAATGAATATGGGCAATTCGTCCCGTGGCGAAACACCAGCGATCCGCTTCCGAATGTCGTCGAGAGGATCGGTCTTgccgcctccaccaccaccgccaccgcctccaccTCCACCGCCATTATCCGCCATTGGAGATCCGATGCTGTGCAGCaccccgtcgtcggcgagcggccgccgtccgccgtcgtcctcatcatcgtcgtcgttggcggtTACAAAcgatcacaacaacaaccacagccacaacaacaattgTCCGCGCCAACCGCACACCGTTCCCGACTGGGCGAACGCCCAGCCCGTCGAACACGAACGGCCGTGCGTGCAGCGGCACTTCCTGGCGTCACTGTGTATGGCTGCGGCGCAACCGTACGGATACTCCGATGGTCTCCCCAATCTCCCcgttcaccgtcaccgtgttcCGCGTCCTCCggcgttgtcgtcgtcgtcggccaccaccacggccggtCGGCTACTCTCAGCGTCCTACGTTCCTCCGAGCTCCTCATCGCCACACTCGCGCAACAGCTCGACGATGCAGTTGGCACCGAACGGGGCGTCCGCCGCTTCCGTCGGACCCACCAGTGCTGCCACCGGGCACGATTACTACCTTCGTTCGCGCCGCTCCGTCGCCGATCGCCATGGCGTTGGTGAGCGAGGCCCCGTCCCATCGGCTGCCGTTGGTATGGGTCGAATGCCTTATGCGCCCCACGAAAGCCtctggcagcggcagcaccacACTCAGGAAGCGCTACGGCGCATGATGTCCGTCGACCTGGTGACACCGGCCCCGTACAGCGAGCTGCAGCGGCGTCAGACGCTCGCCAGCTACCGCCCTTCGCGATCCCCTCCTCCGATCCTACCACCGAGCCGTTACATGCTGCAGTCGTCTCGCAATCCGTCACTCGGTGTCGCCGCCAGCACGTCTTCGGGCAACGGTTCCATGCcgatggcttccggttcctCCGCCAACTTTCACCCACAACTGGCCCCCGGCGTGGCGCCACACGATCAACCACACGCGAGTGGTTCACGGCCACTGCCGGAGGCGATGCCGGATGACAGAGACTGGCAGCAACGAGACGCCGGAGGCCATATTCATTTCCACCATCACAATCAGCCGGGCACTGCCGGTAGCAGTGGAGCAAGTGGTGCTCCCCTCGACTACTGCTACTGGCAGGGATCCCGGGCATCGCATCGGCGTGCCCGAATGCACACGTATTCGCCGAACGCGCTACG CCGCGAGCACCAGTACGTGCACCATCACATGTACCACCACATAACGGCGCAGCATTTCCGCGTGGACCCTCCGCCCGGGCTTCAGTTTAGCATTGGG CTGCGTCCCAGTTTGCTGTCGAGCTTGAATCGGTTCGTGCGCGTCATCGAAGACTCGTGCACAAATCGGGGCGCCACCCAGGAGATGATTGAAACGAACACGTTCCCGCACAAGTACAAACAGCTTCGGCTCGTGTCCGAGACGGACGAGGACAGTGAGAAGTGCACCATCTGTCTGTCACAGTTTGAAGTTGATAACGACGTCAG GCGTCTGCCGTGCATGCACCTGTTCCACAAGGACTGTGTGGACCAGTGGCTGGTGACCAACAAACACTGCCCGATCTGCCGGGTCGATATCGAGGTGCACCTCAGCAAGGACTACAGCACATGA
- the LOC128272084 gene encoding eukaryotic translation initiation factor 1A, X-chromosomal, whose product MPKNKGKGGKNRRRGKNENESEKRELIFKEDEQEYAQVTKMLGNGRLEAMCFDGVKRLCHIRGKLRKKVWINQGDIILIGLRDYQDSKADVILKYTPDEARNLKTYGEFPESVRINETVTFVENDMDDDIEFGDDYSSSEEGDAIDDI is encoded by the exons ATGCCGAAGAATAAGGGAAAGGGAGGTAAAAATCGTCGTCGCGGTAAGAACGAGAACGAGTCGGAGAAGCGGGAACTGATCTTCAAGGAGGACGAGCAGGAATACGCACAGGTCACAAAAATGCTGGGCAACGGCCGCCTGGAGGCAATGTGCTTCGACGGTGTCAAGCGCCTCTGTCACATCCGTGGCAAACTGCGGAAAAAG GTCTGGATCAATCAGGGTGATATCATTTTGATCGGCCTTCGCGACTACCAGGACTCGAAAGCGGACGTTATTCTCAAATACACACCGGATGAGGCCCGAAATTTGAAGACGTACGGCGAGTTCCCGGAATCGGTGCGCATCAACGAAACGGTCACGTTCGTCGAAAACGACATGGATGACGATATCGAGTTCGGCGACGACTACAGCTCCTCGGAGGAGGGCGATGCGATCGACGATATCTGA
- the LOC128270125 gene encoding stabilizer of axonemal microtubules 1: protein MLLENGVTLNVTAADSVDCAEPSLPFGIANLRPEASLAPPCAEVPIVSEPSCYPAAEPCSEAPIHVDQRCASKMPQCSNCSCGMSGCVPVKRVRYVQPPKRDSCKPVSSYKKPEIEFGGDSVYKTSFHTDPQFAVNARPLPIKPQSHLAPHPGSLEKDTITTLSYPGYQHAERAQPIVPVGNTVIQPGPLQEVTTTRHDYVAKTTPKRYKIVPSGHMHVHSAPFEKQTVNKLSYSCPNMAGYQPARSCKPVRQYERSEIPMESETTTKLSYGPVCLAPKEDTPWARRGSFQPPIGAMGSETTYKKSFMPSCASERAKLVLPYNNLAVPAGSGFESRTVYKESYHSACGERPPAIRPVSHLRIVDQKLDDDTVYKMSFATHCHPERQAPILPRPASLMGEGPMEEMTTQRHDFVSKAPTKREPIVPTGSLTIPAGRVESDTVNRLSYPATNKENIIPTKSCKPVLVYKRPEERMESDTTQKLSFMPVCPPPKEHYPWAQRKLYQPPNQPMDSDTVQKLSYPAPGQFIEEPCPGSMASCCMACKPADVNCCSNMEGDCIAPSYPRAAIVK, encoded by the exons ATGCTCCTTGAAAATGGCGTGACCTTAAACGTGACGGCTGCCGACAGTGTGGACTGCGCCGAACCATCTTTACCGTTCGGCATCGCGAACTTACGCCCAGAGGCTTCACTGGCACCGCCATGTGCTGAGGTGCCAATCGTCAGCGAACCGTCCTGCTACCCCGCAGCTGAACCGTGCTCCGAAGCCCCGATTCACGTCGATCAGCGCTGTGCCAGCAAGATGCCCCAATGCAGCAACTGCAGCTGTGGAATGTCGGGCTGTGTGCCCGTCAAGCGAGTG CGCTATGTGCAACCACCTAAACGGGACTCCTGTAAACCGGTCAGCAGTTATAAAAAGCCCGAGATCGAGTTTGGTGGGGATTCGGTCTACAAAACGTCCTTCCACACCGACCCACAGTTCGCCGTGAATGCGCGCCCGTTACCGATAAAGCCACAGTCCCACCTGGCGCCCCATCCTGGCAGCTTGGAAAAGGACACCATTACTACG CTCTCGTACCCCGGTTACCAGCACGCCGAACGTGCCCAACCAATTGTTCCGGTTGGAAACACGGTCATCCAGCCGGGACCCCTGCAGGaagtgaccaccaccaggcatGACTATGTGGCCAAAACGACACCGAAGCGGTACAAAATTGTCCCTTCCGGACACATGCACGTCCACAGTGCACCGTTCGAGAAGCAAACGGTCAACAAACTGTCGTACAGCTGCCCAAACATGGCCGGATATCAACCGGCTCGTTCCTGCAAGCCCGTCCGCCAGTACGAACGGTCCGAGA TTCCTATGGAATCGGAAACGACCACCAAGCTTAGCTATGGTCCCGTCTGCCTGGCCCCCAAGGAAGACACGCCGTGGGCGCGACGTGGCAGTTTTcagccaccgatcggtgcaaTGGGCAGCGAGACGACGTACAAGAAGAGTTTCATGCCCAGTTGCGCATCCGAGCGGGCCAAGCTAGTGCTACCGTACAATAACCTCGCTGTACCTGCCGGTTCGGGATTCGAATCGAGGACGGTCTACAAGGAGAGCTACCACAGCGCTTGCGGAGAGCGTCCACCAGCGATACGGCCGGTTTCGCATCTACGGATAGTGGACCAGAAGCTGGACGACGATACGGTCTACAAG ATGTCTTTCGCTACGCACTGCCATCCGGAACGCCAAGCACCGATACTGCCACGCCCTGCCTCGCTGATGGGTGAAGGGCCAATGGAGGAAATGACAACACAGCGGCACGATTTTGTCAGCAAAGCACCAACCAAACGGGAACCCATCGTACCGACAGGGTCGCTGACCATACCGGCGGGACGAGTTGAATCTGACACCGTTAATCGGCTGTCCTATCCGGCCACGAACAAGGAAAACATCATTCCCACAAAGTCCTGTAAACCCGTTCTTGTATATAAGCGCCCGGAAG AGCGCATGGAGAGTGATACGACCCAAAAGCTCAGCTTTATGCCCGTCTGTCCGCCTCCGAAGGAACACTACCCGTGGGCGCAACGCAAACTGTACCAGCCGCCAAATCAGCCGATGGACTCCGACACGGTTCAAAAGCTCAGCTACCCGGCACCGGGCCAGTTTATCGAAGAACCGTGCCCTGGCAGCATGGCCTCCTGCTGTATGGCTTGCAAACCTGCCGATGTTAACTGCTGCTCAAACATGGAAGGCGATTGCATTGCCCCAAGTTACCCGCGAGCCGCGATCGTGAAGTAG
- the LOC128274725 gene encoding phosphatidylinositol 4-kinase type 2-alpha isoform X1, protein MNSEGQLVDLDYGDTSTIRTTVAANGTKPIATIVPFIDESPTAQALRERINQHPVPIGLKGTNLSVHKVRNGRVLSLQDAIINSPANITANGSAGSSLLAFESPVDEKQSVNGSLLATPASTVATTVDGDGGALIVPDVSFEGITLDSGIDRESQPLLGSRDHEITYNQFPDDPHFSDLVYSAEIAIDAGIYPERIYQGSSGSYFVKNPANKVVAVFKPKDEEPYGRLNPKWTKWMHKLCCPCCFGRACLIPNQGYLSEAGASLVDQKLNLNIVPKTRVVRLVSETFNYPRLDRQKARIKKTIKERIPAARFNRMSLPPKTGSFQLFVDGYKDADCWLRRFEQEPLPTRLGQKFQLQFERLVVLDYIIRNTDRGNDNWLIKYDQPSILPVTPNGGSVNSPTGDGTPNAGSSLIPRSSSRLEMMEHTDWNLVQLPEIKIAAIDNGLAFPFKHPDSWRAYPYHWAWLPQAKQPFSQDIRDLILPSLSDLNFVEELCNELYELFRQDKGFDRGLFERQMSVMRGQILNLTQALKDGKSPVQLVQMPAVIVERSKVNPGSSRFFSFQQRFQNKSPFFSWC, encoded by the exons CCCACGGCTCAAGCTCTCCGCGAGCGCATCAACCAGCACCCGGTTCCGATCGGACTGAAAGGGACCAATCTGTCGGTGCACAAGGTGCGGAACGGACGGGTGCTGAGTCTGCAAGATGCAATCATAAACAGTCCCGCCAACATCACCGCCAACGGCAGCGCCGGCAGCAGTCTGCTCGCGTTCGAATCGCCGGTGGACGAGAAACAGAGCGTGAACGGTTCGCTTCTGGCGACCCCAGCCTCGACCGTGGCCACCACGGTGGACGGAGACGGTGGCGCCCTCATCGTGCCCGACGTCAGCTTCGAAGGAATTACGCTGGACTCCGGCATCGACCGAGAATCGCAGCCCCTGCTGGGCTCGCGCGATCATGAGATTACGTACAATCAGTTCCCCG ATGACCCGCACTTCAGTGACTTAGTCTACTCGGCGGAGATTGCTATCGATGCTGGAATTTACCCGGAGCGTATCTATCAGGGCAGTAGCGGTTCGTACTTCGTGAAGAACCCGGCCAAC AAAGTCGTCGCCGTGTTCAAACCGAAGGACGAGGAACCGTACGGCCGTCTGAACCCGAAATGGACCAAATGGATGCACAAACTGTGCTGTCCGTGCTGTTTTGGCCGTGCGTGTCTGATACCGAATCAGGG GTACCTCTCCGAAGCCGGAGCTAGTCTAGTGGACCAAAAACTAAACCTTAACATCGTGCCGAAAACGCGGGTCGTGCGGTTGGTGTCGGAAACGTTCAACTACCCGCGACTGGATCGGCAAAAGGCACGGATAAAGAAAACGATCAAGGAGCGCATTCCGGCGGCCCGCTTCAACCGGATGTCGCtcccaccgaaaaccggctCCTTTCAGCTGTTTGTCGACGGCTACAAGGACGCCGACTGTTGGCTGCGGCGCTTCGAGCAGGAACCGCTACCGACCCGGTTGGGCCAAAAGTTTCAACTGCAGTTCGAGCGGCTGGTCGTGCTCGATTACATCATCCGCAACACGGACCGTGGAAATGATAACTGGTTGATAAAGTACGATCAACCGTCGATCCTACCGGTGACACCGAATGGTGGAAGTGTCAACAGCCCGACCGGTGATGGAACACCAAACGCGGGCTCCAGCTTGATacctcgcagcagcagccggctgGAGATGATGGAGCACACCGATTGGAACTTGGTGCAGTTGCCGGAGATTAAGATTGCGGCGATCGACAATGGGCTGGCGTTCCCTTTCAAGCATCCTGATTCGTGGCGAGCTTATCCCTACCACTGGGCTTGGTTGCCGCAGGCGAAGCAACCGTTCAGTCAGGACATCAGGGATCTGATACTGCCCTCACTGTCCGATCTGAACTTCGTCGAGGAGCTGTGCAACGAGCTGTACGAGCTGTTCCGGCAGGACAAGGGCTTCGATCGGGGCCTGTTCGAGCGGCAGATGTCTGTGATGCGTGGTCAGATACTGAATCTAACACAAGCTTTAAAGGACGGCAAGAGCCCGGTACAGCTGGTCCAGATGCCGGCCGTCATCGTCGAGAG aTCAAAAGTGAACCCAGGATCGTCGAGATTTTTCTCATTCCAGCAGCGCTTCCAAAACAAGAGCCCTTTCTTTTCGTGGTGCTAG
- the LOC128274725 gene encoding phosphatidylinositol 4-kinase type 2-alpha isoform X2, whose amino-acid sequence MHKLCCPCCFGRACLIPNQGYLSEAGASLVDQKLNLNIVPKTRVVRLVSETFNYPRLDRQKARIKKTIKERIPAARFNRMSLPPKTGSFQLFVDGYKDADCWLRRFEQEPLPTRLGQKFQLQFERLVVLDYIIRNTDRGNDNWLIKYDQPSILPVTPNGGSVNSPTGDGTPNAGSSLIPRSSSRLEMMEHTDWNLVQLPEIKIAAIDNGLAFPFKHPDSWRAYPYHWAWLPQAKQPFSQDIRDLILPSLSDLNFVEELCNELYELFRQDKGFDRGLFERQMSVMRGQILNLTQALKDGKSPVQLVQMPAVIVERSKVNPGSSRFFSFQQRFQNKSPFFSWC is encoded by the exons ATGCACAAACTGTGCTGTCCGTGCTGTTTTGGCCGTGCGTGTCTGATACCGAATCAGGG GTACCTCTCCGAAGCCGGAGCTAGTCTAGTGGACCAAAAACTAAACCTTAACATCGTGCCGAAAACGCGGGTCGTGCGGTTGGTGTCGGAAACGTTCAACTACCCGCGACTGGATCGGCAAAAGGCACGGATAAAGAAAACGATCAAGGAGCGCATTCCGGCGGCCCGCTTCAACCGGATGTCGCtcccaccgaaaaccggctCCTTTCAGCTGTTTGTCGACGGCTACAAGGACGCCGACTGTTGGCTGCGGCGCTTCGAGCAGGAACCGCTACCGACCCGGTTGGGCCAAAAGTTTCAACTGCAGTTCGAGCGGCTGGTCGTGCTCGATTACATCATCCGCAACACGGACCGTGGAAATGATAACTGGTTGATAAAGTACGATCAACCGTCGATCCTACCGGTGACACCGAATGGTGGAAGTGTCAACAGCCCGACCGGTGATGGAACACCAAACGCGGGCTCCAGCTTGATacctcgcagcagcagccggctgGAGATGATGGAGCACACCGATTGGAACTTGGTGCAGTTGCCGGAGATTAAGATTGCGGCGATCGACAATGGGCTGGCGTTCCCTTTCAAGCATCCTGATTCGTGGCGAGCTTATCCCTACCACTGGGCTTGGTTGCCGCAGGCGAAGCAACCGTTCAGTCAGGACATCAGGGATCTGATACTGCCCTCACTGTCCGATCTGAACTTCGTCGAGGAGCTGTGCAACGAGCTGTACGAGCTGTTCCGGCAGGACAAGGGCTTCGATCGGGGCCTGTTCGAGCGGCAGATGTCTGTGATGCGTGGTCAGATACTGAATCTAACACAAGCTTTAAAGGACGGCAAGAGCCCGGTACAGCTGGTCCAGATGCCGGCCGTCATCGTCGAGAG aTCAAAAGTGAACCCAGGATCGTCGAGATTTTTCTCATTCCAGCAGCGCTTCCAAAACAAGAGCCCTTTCTTTTCGTGGTGCTAG